One Thioalkalivibrio sp. ALJ12 genomic window carries:
- the soxB gene encoding thiosulfohydrolase SoxB — translation MNLTRREFLQAMAVASAAGFSMNAWAGEKGSWKPLSSEMYDIPKFGNVSFMHYTDCHAQLKPIYFREPNVNIGVGDMKGKPPVLVGNELLEWFGIKPGTPMAHAITHLDYVDAAEKYGRMGGFSHLSTLVKKLRADRPNSLMLDGGDTWHGSAVSLWDDGQDMVDAQKLLGVDIMVGHWEFTFGDERVMEIVENDFKPNGIDFLAQNIEDRDWGDPVFEPYTIREMNGVPVAVIGQAFPYTSVANPSYMFPDWSFGIRDEHMQRMINECREKGAKVVAILSHNGMVTDMEMARNLEGVDVIMGGHTHDPIPGAVEIENAGGDITLVTNAGSNGKFLGLLDLDVGESGVRDYKFHMLPVFSNLLDADPEMEEHVKKVHQPYEDKLNEELAVTDGVLYRRGNFNGTFDEVILDALREKLDAEVALSPGFRWGVSVLPGQPITFEEVMSQTVTTYSEVQRNEMTGEQLKNTLEDVANSIFNQNPYHHRGGDMVRTGGIKYTIDPHESMGSRISDLEINGEPIDMDKNYVVAGWANVHEPLDSEPVWELVADYLREKGTVEVSKPYLPKLKNVEGDPGLEV, via the coding sequence ATGAATCTGACTCGGAGAGAATTCCTGCAGGCCATGGCCGTGGCGAGCGCCGCCGGCTTCTCGATGAATGCCTGGGCCGGCGAGAAGGGATCGTGGAAGCCCCTGAGCAGCGAGATGTACGACATCCCGAAATTCGGCAATGTCTCGTTCATGCACTACACCGACTGCCACGCGCAGCTGAAGCCGATCTACTTCCGCGAGCCGAACGTGAACATTGGCGTGGGCGACATGAAGGGCAAGCCGCCGGTGCTGGTGGGCAACGAGCTGCTCGAGTGGTTCGGTATCAAGCCCGGTACGCCGATGGCGCATGCCATCACCCATCTCGACTACGTCGACGCGGCGGAGAAGTACGGCCGTATGGGCGGTTTCTCGCACCTGTCCACGCTGGTCAAGAAGTTGCGCGCCGACCGGCCGAACTCGTTGATGCTGGACGGTGGCGATACCTGGCATGGTTCTGCGGTGTCCCTGTGGGACGACGGTCAGGACATGGTCGATGCCCAGAAACTGCTAGGTGTGGACATCATGGTCGGCCACTGGGAGTTCACCTTCGGTGACGAGCGCGTGATGGAGATCGTCGAGAACGACTTCAAGCCGAACGGCATCGACTTCCTGGCGCAGAACATCGAGGACCGCGACTGGGGCGACCCGGTGTTCGAGCCCTACACCATCCGCGAGATGAACGGTGTGCCGGTGGCGGTGATTGGTCAGGCCTTCCCGTACACCTCGGTGGCCAACCCGAGCTACATGTTCCCGGACTGGAGCTTCGGCATCCGCGACGAACACATGCAGCGCATGATCAACGAGTGCCGCGAGAAGGGCGCGAAGGTGGTCGCGATCCTGTCGCACAACGGCATGGTCACGGACATGGAAATGGCCCGCAACCTGGAAGGCGTGGACGTGATCATGGGTGGTCACACCCACGACCCGATCCCCGGTGCGGTCGAGATCGAAAACGCCGGTGGCGACATCACGCTGGTGACCAACGCTGGTTCGAACGGCAAGTTCCTGGGCCTGCTGGACCTGGATGTCGGCGAGAGCGGCGTGCGCGACTACAAGTTCCACATGCTGCCGGTGTTCTCCAACCTGCTGGATGCCGATCCAGAAATGGAAGAGCACGTGAAGAAGGTCCACCAGCCGTATGAGGATAAGCTCAACGAAGAGCTCGCGGTGACCGACGGCGTGCTGTACCGCCGTGGCAACTTCAACGGCACCTTCGACGAGGTGATCCTGGATGCACTGCGCGAGAAGCTGGATGCCGAGGTGGCCCTGTCGCCGGGCTTCCGCTGGGGTGTCAGCGTGCTGCCGGGTCAGCCGATCACCTTCGAGGAGGTGATGAGCCAGACCGTGACCACGTACTCCGAGGTCCAGCGTAACGAGATGACCGGCGAACAGCTGAAGAACACGCTGGAGGATGTGGCCAACTCGATCTTCAACCAGAACCCGTACCATCACCGCGGTGGCGACATGGTCCGGACCGGTGGGATCAAGTACACGATCGATCCGCACGAGTCGATGGGTTCGCGTATCAGCGACCTGGAGATCAATGGCGAGCCGATCGACATGGACAAGAACTATGTCGTGGCTGGCTGGGCGAACGTGCACGAGCCGCTGGATTCCGAGCCGGTCTGGGAACTGGTCGCGGACTACCTGCGCGAGAAGGGTACGGTTGAGGTCAGCAAGCCCTATCTGCCGAAGCTGAAGAACGTCGAAGGCGATCCGGGCCTGGAGGTCTGA